GGCTGTGCAGGAATGCCAGACATCGAGTGGGGATCTCACACTCCTCAATCCCAGGTGGCGACGATACATAAACATGGATGGCtcattcttttgcttctcttggtGATAGAAGCCATCTTGCTTATGATAGAACCGTTTCGCCGTCTTGCAGGAGAAGACATAATGACAGACATGAAATACCCTCCTCTTAAGACCAACACTGGGCTCTTTTGGGCTGTCCCGGTAAGTGTTCTCACTCCACAGGTGCTGCTATCTGCAACGTAATCTCCGTCCTCATggccaatctctctctctctctctctctctctctctctctctctctctctatatatatatatatatatatctcgaGAAAGAAGACTAATCCCTTTGTCCTGGGCAGATTCTCGCCATAGTGCTTCCGTTTGTCGTCTTTCTCGTTTGCTGCTTCACCTGCGACAACTTTCATGACTTCCGTGCTGCGATCTTGGGTGCTTCCTCTATCCTTCCCATCGATTTAGAAGAACTCTGTTCGTCCTGAAATATTGTCGAGAGAATCTGTAGCTGACGTGGAGAATATATGCATGTTGCAGGGGTTATATCTTCCGTGGTTTTGACTGCGATGATCACTGATGCTCTGAAAGATACTGTTGGACAACAGAGACCAGACTTGTTCTGGCGGAGTTTCCCTCATGGAATAGGGGTGAGTTCCGACCCTCATAATGCATTCGGTTTTTGCTTAACGTCCCCTCCCTTCCCCTTTCGAAACAGAGAGATCAAATTTCTTCGAATAAACCGCTACTTGTACAGGCATAAGCATAAGAATTCTCTTGCGTTATTCAATTCCTTAACTTCCGATGGTCATTCGCATGCCAGGTTTTTGATCCTATGATGAAGGATGTCATCTGTCATGGAGATAAGGCTGTGATAAAGGAAAGCTACAAAAGCTTCCCCAGTGGGCATCCCTCTTGTGAGTATACGTGAAATGACTGGTTTTCTTATCGTGCTCGTGTGAAAAGATAAGAATGGGTTGATTTGATTCTCGTAACACGGCTTTCTTCAATCCTGAGTTCTCCTCGAAAGGCCTTCTGAACGGGAACACCTGAATAGGAAAACAGCCGGCACTTTTTAATGTCACACAGCCCTCTTCGCTGGGTCACCAATTTTCTTGGTTTTACTTGACGCGAGACTTCTAAACAATTCTTGCCCAGATGCCAAAGTTCATGATACTGGAATTAGAAAAAACGGAGCAATCTTGATATATCTGTAGGTTTTTTTTGCTGGAACGCCAGATTGGTTTACAAATTTGACTCAGGAATTCACACAGCTCAATATAGTTCGTAACCTTTCAGAAAGATGTCGGTCAACATGATGCGGCGAATGTTGAGAATAGCTAAACTACAATTAAAATCTCTCGACATTCTCAAATTTATTGCGAAATCAGACAGTAACCTGAGATTATATGCTGATGTATAGATATGTCCATGATTTGCGATTGTTGGCATATTTAGATGCAAACTTTGCTGGTTGTAAGGATGATAGGAAGTCGACAACATGATATATCTTCATATTAGCAGGAGGTGCAGTATCGTGGAAAAGTAAGAAACGGAAATCTATATCTTCCTCTACCATGCAAGCGGAATTTATAGCATGTTTTTCAACTGCTACTTAGGCTGTTTGGCTCCAAAACCTCATTAGGGAATTGACCATATTTGATTTTATGAACAGACCCATACAGttatattgtgataataatTATGCTATGTTGTTTGTCAATAACAACAGAAGTCTCAAATGGTCTAAGCATATGGAGGTCAAGTTTTTTACCGTAAAGGAAATTGTACAGAATGGTGACATTATAGTGGAGCATATTCCCACAGACGATATGTTGGCAGATCCACTGACTAAAGGTCTACGCCCTTATGTATTTGAGCGACATATCATGAACATGGGCTTAGGAGAATTTGTGGatactgttgtttagtgggagctatttcaGATTTGCTCTAATAAAGTTTGCATCTGTACTTTGTTACTTTTTGTAACATTTCGATATATGTCAACTCATTTTGTATAAGTTGTTATTGAGTTGTGTATATATATCTAAGGAAAATCTCAAGGTACTGTGTAAATCTTGAGTAAAGGCTAGAGACATCTAATTATTAGCCTTATACATATGTCTTAGTtacacataaagaaaggttaatcATAAAGATAAGACATACGTGGGTTCATTAGaaccataaaaatattctcTAGTGCCACATTCGGTTTTCTGTGACACTATAGTGACTGACAAATGAGATAACACATAAGGTAAAACTCTTCATGAGGTGTTATCGATTTGCCACACAACCATATTAAATCCATAACAGTAAAGTTGATAGCActtgtgaccatggaaggctctatgtatgtatatgtagtTACTGTCATGATCCGGTGTTTGAGATTTTATGGGATCGCATTGACTATTGAGGATTATCTCTAGATCAATATAAAggtgcgcacatacagtacagtctcaattaatatagcccaagtgggagaatgtaagaattttcctgatgtgggctacattaattgagattgtaattaaTCGTTTTTACGGAGTTAATCTAATAAAGTATGATATAAAGTTTCTTAACAATCGAATATAGGCTTGGCTTGTGTGGGCTGAATTGGGCCCGGCTCATGATGAGAGGGCCCGTCCAAAATTCTATAAATAGGCTAAGGTCCCCCCCTCTAGCCCTCACTTTTGCGATAAAACACACATGCACCCAATTTCTCACATGAGGAACACTTGTGAGAAGCGGTCTCATCGAGCCAGGGTATCGAGGGTCATAGAGGAGAAGATCTTCAGCGTCAAAGGCTCGGATTGCTGCTATTTTGTTCCAAGAACAATGAATTCAAAATCAGGTACACAAATCCTCGTCTTCAACCTTAGGATGTTCAAGTTTCTAGCTATGTCGATCTTGGGAAGCCGTTTAGACGGCCAACAGCTATTTCCCGTGTCGATGACTATTGGCGCCTTTGCCAGGATGTATTTGCCAGCGCTCTTTTAGGTCAGCATTAGAAGTAGCGTGAAtgatcaaaaagaaaaggtcgTGCGAATTAGTCTTTGCTAATGAAATACATAACTTTCATCCACAacctttccaattttttttaatgcaggTTCGGTCGTTGCTGCATCCTGTTACTTGTAGTTCTTCCCTTATCCAAATGATATGAATGGTATGTCTGCACGCTTTGCAGCTAGCTCATATAATAAAGCTCCGAAAATAGcaacttctttcttttaagT
The nucleotide sequence above comes from Eucalyptus grandis isolate ANBG69807.140 chromosome 2, ASM1654582v1, whole genome shotgun sequence. Encoded proteins:
- the LOC120290484 gene encoding lipid phosphate phosphatase 2-like, whose protein sequence is MPDIEWGSHTPQSQVATIHKHGWLILLLLLVIEAILLMIEPFRRLAGEDIMTDMKYPPLKTNTGLFWAVPILAIVLPFVVFLVCCFTCDNFHDFRAAILGVISSVVLTAMITDALKDTVGQQRPDLFWRSFPHGIGVFDPMMKDVICHGDKAVIKESYKSFPSGHPSCEYT